The DNA segment ACATAAAGTGCTGTTTATATTTTTTCAGGTTTTTTTACGTTATTTTTACCGACAACATTTTTTGCATTGAAAAAACTCCCCTTTATATTTTTACTTTTTATGCTTTGCTTTTCGGTAAAAGCACAAAACCTTTATTTAAAAGTGGAGGGTAATACCGTTAACGAAACTAAAATCATCGACTCTATATCTTATAATAAGGTTCATAAAAATGCTAAATCAATATTAGAAGAAACCGCACTGTTATCTAAAACCTTATTAACAGCTGGTTATCTAGAAAATAAAGAAGCCTCCTATCGCAAGGTAAATGACTCCGTTTTTAATCATACTTTTTCTATAGGAAATAAAACAAACACTATACATATATATACAGGTAAGCTATCTGATTTTCATAAACAGCTTTTAAACATAACTAAAGACACTATTAGCCTACCCATAGCCGAAACCGAAAGCTTCATGAACAGTAATATGGCTTTATTAGAAAAGAAAGGATACTCTTTAAGCAACTTACAACTTATAGATCTCGAGAAGAAAGACCAGGTTTTAAATGCTTCACTTACAATTGTAATAGAAAAAAAACGAACACTTGATGGGCTTGTACTAGAAGGGTACAAAAAATTCCCCGAAGGGATACGTCGTAATATATTGAGAAAGTATAAAGGCAAAATTTTTAATCAGGAAAACCTACAGCGACTGCATAATGATTTTAATGCTATACGCTTTGTAAATCAAATTAAATACCCCGAGATATTATTTAAAGAAGACACTACTAAGGTATATGTATATTTAGAGAAAGCCAAACCAAACACCTTTGATGGATATATAGGCTTTTCTAACGATCAAGATGAAGGCAATGTTCGCTTTAACGGCTACTTAGACCTATTACTTATTAATGTATTAAACACCGGAGAGCGATTTAACCTGTACTGGAAAAACAATGGCGACGAACAAACCACTTTTAATACATCTTTAGAGTTACCTTACATTTTTAAAAGCCCGATAGGTATAAAAGCGAGTCTGAATATTTTTAAACAAGATAGTACTTTTCAAACGACCGTTACCGACTTAAATATTGGATATTACTTTAATTATAACTCTCGTGCTTATTTAGGTTACAAACAAACAGAGTCTGTAGATATACAAAACATAGACAATAGTACACTTAGTGATTACTCGAGCACATTCTACACCTCTACCTATGAATATACTGGTTATAGTTTTGATGATTTTCTATTTCCTGAAAAAACATCTGTTTTACTAAAAGGTGGTTTTGGCACAAGAGACACTAAAACAACTAACACAAACCAATACTTTATACAAACTGATATTTCGCATAATCTCTATCTTAATAAGCGTAATATTATAAACCTAAAGAATGAGACCTTTTACCTTAATAGCAAATCTTATATAATTAATGAGCTTTTCCGCTTTGGTGGCATTAACTCTATAAGGGGTTTTAACGAAAACAGCCTACAGGCAAGTTTATACACTGCTTTAATGGCAGAGTATAGGTATATACTATCGCCTAACCTATATATATACTCTATTACTGACTATGGGTATTTTCAGGATAAAACATCGGGACTTAATGACAATTTGCTGGGATTAGGTTTTGGTTTCGGACTACTAACAAATAATGGATTATTTAATATAATATATGCTAACGGTAGCACTAAAGATGCTCCTATAAAATTATCTAATTCTATAGTGCATATTAGTTTTAAAACACGCTTTTAACGAAATAGTGTAATAGGGTATAAAAAGCACTAGCCAAATCACTATATTTGCCGTATGGAAAAAGAGCACCAAATATTCGGGATAAGAGCCATTATAGAGGCTATACAGGCAGGTAAAGAAATAGATAAAGTTTTTATACAAAAAGAAACACAGGGCGACCTAATGCGCGACCTGATGAAGGTGCTAAAGCGTAATAGCATTAACTTTAGCTATGTACCTGTTGAAAAACTAAACCGACTAACACACAACAACCATCAAGGTGCTGTGGCGACTATTGCTCCTATAAAATTTCATGACCTTGAAACACTTGTAGAACAGGTTATGGAAAGCGGTAAAACTCCTCTTTTCCTTATATTAGATCAACTATCTGATGCACGCAACTTTGGTGCAATAATACGTACTGCAGAGTGTACTGGTGTAGATGGTATTATTGTTCAAAAACAAGGTTCGGCACCTGTAAATGGTGATACCGTAAAAACATCGGCTGGAGCTGTGTTTAATGTACCCATTTGTAAAGTAGAACATATTAAAGATGCTATTTTCCACCTGCAAGGGTCAGGAATAAAAACAATTGCTGCTACAGAGAAAACCGAAGACACGATTTATGACATATCCTTTAAAGAGCCATTGGCAATTATAATGGGATCTGAAGATAGAGGTATTAACCCATCGGTGCTTAAAATAGTAGACGAAAAAGTAAAACTACCTATGTTTGGCACTATACAGTCATTAAATGTATCAGTAGCTTGTGGTGCTTTCTTATATGAAGCAGTACGACAAAGAAGGTAAATTTTTGGTATAACAATTAGATTTCCGCACCTTCATTATCCTCTTCTTTACTATTTTTAGTATAAGTATATACAATAGATACTCTAGGCATTGTAGATGAAGTAGGCTGTATGCTTTCTTCTTCGGGTTCAGGCTCGGGTGGTGGCGGATTTACAAAATTACCGTTCTCGTCAAATCGTTTCATAAAGGGGTCATCCTCTGGGTTGAAATTTGGCTTTTGCCAATCATACACTATAGGTTTTTGATAATCGGGAGCATCATACAATCGAGAAAATATAAAACCTGTAATAAGTCCTGCCAAATGTCCTTCCCATGATATACCTTTATCTATATCTGGGAAAACATACCATATCATACCGCCATATAACATTATTATAGTAAGTGATAATGCTACCAAACGGTAATAGCCTGTTTGTATCCCTTTAAAAAACATAAAACTTACCAATACATATATAAGCCCGCTTGCCCCTATATGGTAGGACTCTCTACCAATGAGCCATGTTATAGCTCCTGACAGTAAAATACCATAGCCAATAACCTGTAAAGCGTGTCTCCTATAAAAGAAACGTAATGCAGCAATGAGCACTAATAAGGGTATAGAATTATTATATAAGTGTTCTAAACTACCATGTATAAAAGGACTAAAGAGTACACCTCTAAGTCCTTTAAATGTTCTTGGGTAAACACCGTACTGTGCAAAGTTTACAGGAAATTTTATATCAATCCAGTATATTATCCATAGAAACACTACAAAATATAGTGGCCAAGCTAATACAGAGGGAGAAAATTTAAAGCGATTATCATTCACGGTATAAAGATTATATCAAGTGTAATAATAACTTGTCAAGAATTTAACCACTTTTTATATCGTGCAATTTTGTCATAATGATTAATTTTACATCATGGAAGCACCATTAGCAGAACGCATACGTCCGCAACATTTATCAGAATATATTAGCCAACAACATTTGGTAGGACCGCAAGGTTCGTTAACTCACCAAATAGCAAAGGGCATTATTCCCTCACTAC comes from the Flavobacterium arcticum genome and includes:
- a CDS encoding BamA/TamA family outer membrane protein — protein: MLCFSVKAQNLYLKVEGNTVNETKIIDSISYNKVHKNAKSILEETALLSKTLLTAGYLENKEASYRKVNDSVFNHTFSIGNKTNTIHIYTGKLSDFHKQLLNITKDTISLPIAETESFMNSNMALLEKKGYSLSNLQLIDLEKKDQVLNASLTIVIEKKRTLDGLVLEGYKKFPEGIRRNILRKYKGKIFNQENLQRLHNDFNAIRFVNQIKYPEILFKEDTTKVYVYLEKAKPNTFDGYIGFSNDQDEGNVRFNGYLDLLLINVLNTGERFNLYWKNNGDEQTTFNTSLELPYIFKSPIGIKASLNIFKQDSTFQTTVTDLNIGYYFNYNSRAYLGYKQTESVDIQNIDNSTLSDYSSTFYTSTYEYTGYSFDDFLFPEKTSVLLKGGFGTRDTKTTNTNQYFIQTDISHNLYLNKRNIINLKNETFYLNSKSYIINELFRFGGINSIRGFNENSLQASLYTALMAEYRYILSPNLYIYSITDYGYFQDKTSGLNDNLLGLGFGFGLLTNNGLFNIIYANGSTKDAPIKLSNSIVHISFKTRF
- the rlmB gene encoding 23S rRNA (guanosine(2251)-2'-O)-methyltransferase RlmB, coding for MEKEHQIFGIRAIIEAIQAGKEIDKVFIQKETQGDLMRDLMKVLKRNSINFSYVPVEKLNRLTHNNHQGAVATIAPIKFHDLETLVEQVMESGKTPLFLILDQLSDARNFGAIIRTAECTGVDGIIVQKQGSAPVNGDTVKTSAGAVFNVPICKVEHIKDAIFHLQGSGIKTIAATEKTEDTIYDISFKEPLAIIMGSEDRGINPSVLKIVDEKVKLPMFGTIQSLNVSVACGAFLYEAVRQRR
- a CDS encoding rhomboid family intramembrane serine protease; the protein is MNDNRFKFSPSVLAWPLYFVVFLWIIYWIDIKFPVNFAQYGVYPRTFKGLRGVLFSPFIHGSLEHLYNNSIPLLVLIAALRFFYRRHALQVIGYGILLSGAITWLIGRESYHIGASGLIYVLVSFMFFKGIQTGYYRLVALSLTIIMLYGGMIWYVFPDIDKGISWEGHLAGLITGFIFSRLYDAPDYQKPIVYDWQKPNFNPEDDPFMKRFDENGNFVNPPPPEPEPEEESIQPTSSTMPRVSIVYTYTKNSKEEDNEGAEI